In a genomic window of Gloeocapsopsis dulcis:
- a CDS encoding PstS family phosphate ABC transporter substrate-binding protein, translated as MSQKNETAVLVSALFITLAVIGGGLWWFANRSGIDIDFGRLTAPSEDDNSSPIAAGSTNFASVQNVPSGLFNYGGSTTWAPIRLAVDSAIQAARPEFRLRYVNPTSDTPGSASGIRMLVDGTITFAQSSRPVLDQEIARAQQRGFGLKQTPVAIDGLAIAVNPNLDIPGLTIEQIRAIYTGKIANWNQVGGPNLPILPFSRRSSDGGTVEFFIQDILANQSFGSNVEFVPDTTQALRRLAVTPGGIYYASAPEVVPQCTIKSLPVGRGSGEFVPPYQEPFVPLSQCPSLRNSLNLEAFQTGQYPITRNLFVVIKQNSQTDEQAGDAYANFLLTTQGQELIEQTGFVRIR; from the coding sequence ATGTCTCAAAAAAACGAAACCGCTGTTTTAGTGTCAGCCCTCTTCATTACACTTGCAGTAATAGGTGGTGGTTTGTGGTGGTTTGCTAATCGATCAGGTATTGATATTGACTTTGGCAGACTCACAGCACCTTCAGAAGATGACAATTCGTCACCTATTGCAGCTGGCAGTACAAATTTTGCCTCAGTACAAAATGTTCCTAGCGGATTATTTAACTATGGTGGTAGTACAACTTGGGCACCAATTCGTTTAGCAGTTGACTCTGCAATTCAAGCAGCGCGACCAGAATTTCGCTTGCGTTATGTTAACCCGACAAGCGATACACCAGGTTCAGCAAGTGGCATTCGGATGCTTGTTGACGGCACAATTACTTTTGCACAGTCTTCTAGACCAGTACTCGATCAAGAAATAGCGCGTGCCCAACAGCGCGGATTTGGTTTGAAGCAAACGCCAGTGGCGATTGATGGGCTAGCGATCGCAGTTAACCCCAATTTGGATATTCCTGGACTCACTATCGAACAAATTCGTGCAATCTACACTGGTAAGATTGCCAATTGGAATCAAGTAGGCGGTCCTAATTTACCAATACTACCATTTTCTCGGCGGAGCAGCGATGGTGGCACTGTTGAGTTTTTTATCCAAGATATTCTGGCAAATCAATCGTTTGGCTCAAATGTAGAATTTGTTCCTGACACAACTCAAGCATTGCGCAGATTAGCGGTGACTCCTGGTGGTATTTATTATGCCTCTGCACCAGAAGTTGTCCCGCAGTGTACTATTAAATCCCTACCTGTAGGGCGTGGATCAGGTGAATTTGTTCCACCCTACCAAGAACCCTTTGTTCCTTTATCTCAGTGCCCAAGTTTGCGTAATAGCCTCAATCTGGAAGCTTTTCAAACTGGTCAATATCCGATTACGCGTAACTTGTTTGTTGTCATCAAGCAAAATAGTCAAACTGACGAGCAAGCTGGAGATGCTTATGCTAATTTTCTCTTAACAACGCAAGGGCAAGAACTCATCGAGCAAACTGGTTTTGTCAGAATTCGCTGA
- a CDS encoding serine/threonine-protein kinase: MEIFCTRSGCSRPQNYFADLDDSATLKTIQQKYCTACGMPLILVGRYLPLKLLGKGGFGAAFLARDRYTPGMRRCVVKQFQPSGTLTQTQLQIAQQLFEREAEVLEELGNQHDQIPNLYAFFELTVPSLQPNRQDKFFYLVQEYIDGKNLEEELQEKGKFSASEVVALLQGILPVLQFIHEHGSIHRDIKPSNIMRHRNGRLYLLDFGAVKQVTTAVSIKGSTGIYSQGYAPPEQMSGGNVYPSTDLYALAVTAVILLTGKEPAELFDAYNNRWNWRTNANVPSAIADILDRMLLVTPNQRFQSASEVLSAIASATTPPPVSPPPPRTAKAVPYSNQPLSRQPTFSTLELVAGAGLSGFEGGLLGITIYELLNSLPITLAVTAFILGILIFAQTRRWLDIKDLLILIGVTLAIILFLPASPNGQTISSILLVALVTGAAAIAFTALFRLIYKLLSLIF, translated from the coding sequence ATGGAAATCTTCTGCACTCGTTCTGGTTGTTCTCGCCCCCAAAATTATTTTGCGGATTTAGATGATAGCGCAACGCTAAAAACGATTCAACAAAAATACTGCACTGCTTGCGGAATGCCGTTGATCTTAGTCGGACGCTATCTACCGTTAAAATTACTTGGCAAAGGGGGTTTTGGCGCAGCATTCTTAGCTCGCGATCGCTATACTCCAGGAATGCGACGCTGTGTTGTTAAGCAATTTCAGCCTTCTGGCACCTTAACTCAAACTCAACTACAAATTGCCCAGCAATTGTTTGAACGGGAAGCTGAAGTTTTAGAGGAATTAGGCAACCAACATGACCAAATTCCCAACTTATATGCTTTTTTTGAATTAACGGTTCCGAGTTTACAACCCAACAGGCAAGACAAATTTTTCTATTTGGTACAGGAATACATTGATGGCAAAAATTTAGAGGAGGAATTACAAGAAAAAGGCAAGTTTTCCGCTAGCGAAGTGGTGGCATTACTGCAGGGAATTCTCCCTGTACTGCAGTTTATTCACGAACACGGTTCGATTCATCGCGACATCAAACCTTCTAATATCATGCGCCATCGCAATGGGCGGCTTTATTTGCTCGATTTTGGTGCAGTTAAACAAGTAACAACTGCAGTTTCCATAAAAGGTTCAACAGGAATTTATTCACAGGGATACGCACCACCCGAACAAATGTCTGGTGGGAATGTTTATCCATCAACTGATTTGTATGCCTTAGCAGTGACTGCTGTCATCTTACTCACAGGCAAAGAACCTGCTGAATTGTTTGATGCTTACAACAATCGCTGGAACTGGCGAACAAATGCTAATGTTCCCTCAGCGATCGCTGATATTCTCGATCGCATGCTGTTAGTCACACCGAATCAACGCTTTCAATCTGCCTCGGAAGTATTATCCGCAATCGCCTCAGCGACAACACCTCCACCTGTATCTCCGCCGCCTCCTCGTACCGCTAAGGCAGTACCTTACTCAAATCAGCCACTATCACGCCAACCCACATTTTCGACATTGGAGTTGGTAGCAGGTGCAGGATTGAGTGGATTTGAGGGGGGTTTGCTGGGAATTACTATCTACGAATTACTTAATTCGCTACCTATTACATTAGCAGTAACTGCGTTCATCTTAGGGATACTTATTTTTGCCCAAACTCGACGCTGGCTTGATATTAAAGATTTATTAATTTTGATTGGTGTGACGTTGGCAATTATTCTATTTCTTCCAGCATCGCCAAATGGACAGACAATTTCAAGTATATTGCTTGTTGCCTTAGTAACAGGTGCAGCAGCGATCGCTTTTACAGCGCTATTTCGTTTAATATACAAACTTCTTTCTTTGATCTTTTAA
- a CDS encoding LysR family transcriptional regulator, producing the protein MSDLPFTLDQLRILKAIAAEGSFKRAADSLYVSQPAVSLQVQNLERQLDVPLFDRGGRRAQLTEAGYLLLSYGEKILTLCQETCRAIEDLQNLQGGTLIVGASQTTGTYLLPRMIGLFRRQYPDVAVQLHVHSTRRTAWSVANGQVDLAIIGGEVPTELQDSLEIIPYAEDELALILPMSHPFAKLDTIYKDDLYKLQFIALDSQSTIRKVIDQVLTRCDIDTRRLKIEMELNSIEAIKNAVQSGLGAAFVSITAIAKELQMGGLHRANIEGVVVKRTLSVIVNPNRYRSKAAEAFINEILPQFAKPGWNKDVLKSQRPIVPDFDEEEVTPSSAGG; encoded by the coding sequence ATGTCTGACCTTCCGTTCACATTAGATCAGTTACGCATTCTCAAAGCGATCGCTGCCGAAGGGAGCTTCAAGCGTGCCGCTGATAGTCTCTACGTCTCGCAGCCTGCTGTGAGTCTCCAAGTGCAAAACTTAGAGCGACAGTTGGATGTCCCTTTGTTCGACAGAGGAGGACGCCGAGCACAACTAACAGAAGCAGGTTATCTCCTCCTCAGCTATGGTGAGAAAATTCTCACGCTTTGCCAGGAAACCTGTCGCGCTATTGAAGACCTCCAAAACCTCCAAGGCGGTACGTTAATCGTCGGTGCCTCGCAAACAACAGGAACTTACCTGTTACCAAGGATGATTGGTTTGTTCCGACGACAGTATCCTGATGTGGCAGTTCAGTTGCACGTTCATTCCACAAGGCGTACAGCTTGGAGTGTAGCCAATGGACAAGTCGATCTGGCTATTATTGGCGGTGAAGTACCAACTGAATTGCAAGACTCACTAGAAATAATTCCCTATGCGGAAGATGAGCTAGCACTGATTTTACCAATGTCTCATCCCTTTGCGAAGCTAGACACAATCTACAAAGACGATCTTTACAAGTTACAATTTATTGCCCTTGACTCACAATCCACAATTCGTAAGGTGATCGACCAAGTACTAACGCGCTGTGATATTGATACACGTCGTCTCAAAATTGAAATGGAACTCAACTCGATTGAAGCGATCAAAAATGCCGTGCAATCAGGGCTGGGAGCTGCCTTCGTTTCGATTACAGCGATCGCTAAAGAATTGCAAATGGGAGGATTGCATCGTGCCAATATTGAAGGTGTAGTTGTCAAGCGGACGTTGTCGGTCATTGTTAACCCGAACCGTTACCGCTCTAAAGCCGCAGAAGCATTCATCAACGAAATTTTACCGCAATTTGCTAAACCAGGCTGGAATAAGGATGTGTTGAAATCGCAACGCCCAATCGTACCTGATTTTGATGAAGAAGAAGTCACGCCAAGCTCAGCTGGAGGATAG
- a CDS encoding NnrU family protein — translation MIFAWWTPSHFIMLGLLIGFAIAHSGLAALRPWAEKRIGARLYRIVFALVSLPLAVVLIIYFINHRYEGWQLWQVQGVPGVESVVWVLSAISFLFLYPATFNLLEIAAIQKPQVHLYETGIIRVTRHPQMVGQIIWCIAHTLWLGTTFTLVTSVGLVLHHLFGVWHGDRRLTNRYGEAFTSVKDRTSIIPFLAIIQGKQTLKLQEFLRPAYLGVAVFVLLVWWSHPLFIQATGKVNW, via the coding sequence ATGATTTTCGCTTGGTGGACGCCCAGTCATTTCATCATGCTGGGGCTTTTAATCGGATTTGCGATCGCTCACAGTGGTTTAGCAGCATTGCGACCTTGGGCAGAAAAACGCATTGGTGCGCGACTTTATCGTATTGTCTTTGCTTTGGTAAGTTTGCCATTGGCAGTTGTTTTAATCATTTACTTTATCAATCACAGGTACGAAGGCTGGCAGTTGTGGCAAGTCCAAGGAGTTCCAGGGGTAGAATCAGTCGTTTGGGTGTTGTCAGCTATTTCTTTTTTATTCCTTTATCCAGCTACGTTCAATCTACTAGAAATTGCCGCCATTCAGAAACCCCAAGTTCATCTTTATGAAACTGGCATTATTCGCGTTACTCGTCATCCACAAATGGTAGGTCAAATTATCTGGTGCATTGCCCATACCCTGTGGTTGGGAACAACGTTTACACTCGTGACTTCTGTAGGACTCGTCCTGCATCATTTATTTGGAGTTTGGCATGGCGATCGCCGCTTAACAAATCGTTACGGAGAAGCTTTTACTAGCGTCAAAGACCGGACATCCATAATTCCTTTTCTGGCGATTATTCAAGGCAAACAAACGCTTAAACTTCAAGAATTTCTCCGCCCTGCTTACCTGGGTGTTGCCGTTTTTGTCCTTTTAGTGTGGTGGTCTCACCCACTTTTCATTCAAGCAACTGGTAAAGTCAATTGGTGA
- a CDS encoding thioredoxin family protein, which yields MVLSVSERTFTQEVLQSPVPVLVHFWAPWCGLCRNIEPLLLQFQTQWGHQIKVVGINADENFKLANSFRLTTLPTLILLEDGNPKRRWESLRGREELRAELEKIQLFYSENQLYSIARVNSSFTPEWERRLA from the coding sequence ATGGTGTTGTCGGTTAGTGAGCGGACATTTACTCAAGAAGTTTTACAATCTCCTGTTCCTGTTCTTGTACATTTTTGGGCACCTTGGTGTGGTCTGTGCCGCAACATCGAACCTTTACTATTACAGTTCCAAACTCAGTGGGGTCATCAAATTAAAGTTGTTGGCATCAATGCTGACGAAAACTTTAAACTTGCTAACTCCTTTCGTCTCACTACCCTACCAACATTAATCCTGCTCGAAGATGGTAATCCTAAGCGGCGATGGGAGAGTTTACGTGGGCGGGAAGAACTCCGTGCGGAACTAGAAAAAATCCAACTTTTCTATAGTGAAAATCAACTTTATTCTATTGCTAGAGTAAACTCATCTTTTACTCCTGAGTGGGAGCGTCGTTTGGCTTAA
- a CDS encoding NAD(P)H-quinone oxidoreductase subunit 5, whose product MEAIYQYAWLVPVLPLVGAMLVGLGLISFNQVTNRARQLNAVFVVSLLGAAMFLSVALLVSQFQGHAPYVRTLEWAAAGNFHLTMGYTIDHLTALMLVIVTTVALLVMVYTDGYMAHDPGYVRFYAYLSLFSSSMLGLVVSPNIVQIYIFWELVGMCSYLLVGFWYDRQAAADACQKAFVTNRVGDFGLLLGILGLYWATGSFEFEAIGDRLQMLVETGSLSSLLAGLFAILVFLGPVAKSAQFPLHVWLPDAMEGPTPISALIHAATMVAAGVFLIARMYPVFEGIPAAMNVIAYTGAFTAFLGATIAITQNDIKKGLAYSTISQLGYMVMAMGVGAYSAGLFHLMTHAYFKAMLFLGSGSVIHGMEAVVGHDPALAQDMRMMGGLRKFMPITAITFLIGTLAISGIPPFAGFWSKDEILGSAFAANPFLWFVGWATAGITAFYMFRMYFSTFEGKFRGNQTEIRQKLKSAAANSLMSPSPLAPNFGPGAMDTRELATLSDSHDHGHSEHPHESPWTMTLPLIALAIPSILIGLVGTPYANYFEEFIYPPSETLAEVMEKVGEFDQTEFFIMAGSSVGISLIGITLASLMYLFGRIDPAAIASSIKPLYELSLNKWYFDDIYHRFFVLGSRRLARQVMEVDYRVVDGAVNLTGFFTLISGEGLKYLENGRAQFYALIVFGAVLGLVIVFGVT is encoded by the coding sequence ATGGAAGCAATCTATCAGTATGCCTGGCTCGTTCCGGTATTACCTTTGGTCGGGGCAATGCTGGTCGGTCTTGGGTTAATCTCGTTTAATCAGGTGACGAACCGCGCGCGGCAATTAAACGCGGTGTTTGTCGTCTCCTTGCTAGGTGCAGCAATGTTTCTATCAGTGGCATTGCTTGTTAGTCAATTTCAAGGACACGCGCCTTATGTCCGCACGTTAGAATGGGCAGCCGCAGGAAACTTTCACCTGACAATGGGCTATACTATTGACCACCTCACAGCCCTGATGTTGGTGATAGTCACCACAGTGGCTTTGTTGGTGATGGTATACACCGACGGCTACATGGCTCACGATCCAGGATATGTACGCTTTTACGCATATCTGAGTCTATTTAGCTCATCGATGTTGGGCTTGGTTGTTAGCCCCAACATTGTGCAAATTTATATTTTTTGGGAACTGGTAGGTATGTGTTCGTACCTACTTGTAGGCTTTTGGTACGATCGCCAAGCAGCAGCAGATGCGTGCCAGAAAGCATTTGTCACCAACCGCGTCGGTGATTTTGGTTTACTCCTAGGAATTTTGGGGCTGTACTGGGCGACTGGTAGCTTTGAATTTGAAGCAATCGGCGATCGCTTGCAAATGTTGGTAGAAACAGGTTCGCTAAGTAGTCTACTTGCCGGACTATTTGCAATTTTGGTTTTCTTAGGTCCTGTCGCCAAATCAGCGCAATTTCCACTGCACGTCTGGCTACCGGATGCAATGGAAGGTCCAACTCCGATCTCGGCATTAATCCACGCAGCGACAATGGTTGCGGCTGGAGTATTTCTAATTGCGCGGATGTACCCAGTTTTTGAAGGTATACCCGCAGCAATGAATGTCATTGCTTACACAGGTGCCTTTACAGCGTTTCTTGGCGCAACGATCGCCATCACGCAAAACGACATTAAAAAAGGCTTAGCCTACTCCACAATTTCCCAGTTGGGATATATGGTAATGGCAATGGGTGTAGGGGCATATAGTGCGGGGTTGTTCCACCTCATGACCCACGCCTATTTTAAAGCAATGCTGTTTCTTGGTTCTGGCTCTGTCATTCACGGCATGGAAGCAGTCGTAGGACACGATCCAGCCTTGGCACAAGATATGCGGATGATGGGAGGACTGCGGAAATTCATGCCAATTACCGCCATTACCTTCTTGATTGGTACATTAGCAATCAGTGGTATTCCACCCTTTGCAGGCTTTTGGTCCAAAGATGAAATTCTCGGTTCTGCCTTTGCGGCAAATCCCTTTTTATGGTTTGTCGGTTGGGCAACTGCCGGAATCACAGCTTTCTATATGTTTCGGATGTATTTTTCCACATTTGAAGGCAAATTTCGGGGGAATCAAACCGAAATTAGGCAAAAGCTAAAATCTGCCGCAGCGAATTCACTGATGAGTCCTTCTCCCCTTGCGCCTAACTTTGGTCCTGGGGCTATGGACACAAGAGAACTAGCAACTTTATCTGATTCTCACGATCATGGACATAGCGAACATCCCCATGAGTCACCGTGGACGATGACGTTACCACTAATTGCTCTGGCAATTCCTTCTATCCTCATTGGTTTGGTAGGAACGCCTTATGCTAACTACTTTGAGGAGTTCATTTATCCTCCAAGTGAAACATTAGCAGAAGTGATGGAAAAAGTTGGCGAATTCGATCAAACAGAGTTTTTCATCATGGCAGGCAGTTCAGTAGGTATTTCCTTGATTGGAATTACCCTAGCGTCCCTGATGTACTTATTTGGTAGGATTGATCCAGCAGCGATCGCCTCTTCAATCAAGCCCCTTTATGAACTTTCCCTCAACAAGTGGTACTTTGATGACATTTACCACCGCTTCTTTGTCTTAGGTAGCCGTCGCTTAGCGCGACAAGTTATGGAAGTTGACTACCGTGTAGTTGATGGCGCGGTTAACTTAACAGGCTTTTTTACACTAATTAGCGGTGAAGGATTGAAGTACCTAGAAAATGGTCGCGCTCAATTCTATGCCCTGATCGTTTTTGGGGCTGTGTTAGGCTTGGTGATTGTTTTTGGTGTGACTTGA
- the ndhD1 gene encoding photosynthetic/respiratory NAD(P)H-quinone oxidoreductase subunit D1, translating to MNTANFPWLTTIILLPIAASLLIPFLPDKDGKTVRWYSLVVGLIDFALIVWTFYSQYDFANPNLQLVESYPWVPQLDLNWSVGVDGLSMPLVILTGFITTLAMLAAWPVTLKPRLFYFLMLAMYGGQIAVFAVQDMLLFFLVWELELIPVYLLLAIWGGKKRQYAATKFILYTAGGSLFILVAALTMAFYGDTVTFDMRAIAAKDYALNFQLWVYAAFLIAYAVKLPIFPLHTWLPDAHGEATAPVHMLLAGILLKMGGYALFRMNAGMLPDAHAYFAPVLVILGVVNIIYAALTSFAQRNLKRKIAYSSISHMGFVVIGLASFTDLGLNGAMLQMISHGMIGASLFFLVGATYDRTHTLMLDEMGGVGQKMQKMFAMWTTCAMASLALPGMSGFVAELMVFVGFANSDAYSPTFKIIVVFLMAVGVILTPIYLLSMLREIFYGPENKELVSHEALIDAEPREVFIIACLLVPIIGIGLYPKILTQVYDATTIQLTERLRDSVPTLVSQESPTLSLRAPDLSHK from the coding sequence ATGAATACCGCTAATTTTCCCTGGCTGACGACGATAATTTTGTTGCCGATCGCCGCGTCACTGTTAATTCCATTCTTACCAGATAAAGACGGTAAAACAGTACGCTGGTACTCCCTAGTCGTGGGATTGATTGATTTTGCACTGATTGTTTGGACGTTTTATTCTCAGTACGATTTTGCTAATCCCAATTTACAGCTAGTGGAAAGTTACCCCTGGGTGCCGCAGCTAGACTTAAATTGGTCTGTGGGCGTAGACGGCTTGTCAATGCCTTTAGTTATTCTTACTGGGTTTATTACGACGCTAGCAATGTTAGCGGCTTGGCCTGTTACTCTCAAGCCGCGCTTGTTTTACTTTTTGATGCTGGCAATGTACGGCGGTCAGATCGCCGTTTTTGCTGTCCAGGATATGCTACTGTTCTTCCTAGTATGGGAACTCGAACTCATCCCCGTTTATCTACTGTTAGCAATTTGGGGCGGTAAAAAGCGGCAGTACGCAGCCACAAAGTTCATTTTGTACACTGCGGGCGGTTCGCTGTTTATTTTGGTTGCTGCCCTGACAATGGCATTCTATGGCGATACCGTGACGTTTGATATGCGGGCGATCGCTGCAAAAGATTATGCCTTGAATTTTCAGTTATGGGTGTATGCGGCTTTCTTGATTGCCTACGCGGTGAAACTCCCCATTTTCCCGCTACACACATGGCTACCTGATGCCCACGGTGAAGCTACCGCCCCAGTGCATATGTTACTGGCTGGAATTCTCCTGAAAATGGGCGGCTATGCTTTATTTCGGATGAATGCAGGAATGCTACCTGATGCCCACGCTTATTTTGCGCCAGTGTTGGTTATTTTGGGTGTTGTCAATATTATCTACGCTGCACTGACGTCTTTTGCTCAGCGTAACCTCAAACGGAAAATTGCTTACTCTTCAATTTCCCACATGGGGTTTGTTGTCATTGGTCTTGCCTCATTCACTGACTTGGGGTTGAATGGTGCAATGCTACAAATGATCTCTCACGGCATGATTGGTGCGAGTTTATTCTTCCTGGTTGGAGCAACTTACGATCGCACCCATACCCTAATGTTGGATGAAATGGGCGGTGTTGGACAGAAAATGCAGAAGATGTTCGCCATGTGGACAACTTGTGCGATGGCTTCCTTAGCTTTACCTGGAATGAGTGGTTTTGTCGCAGAGTTGATGGTATTCGTCGGCTTTGCCAATAGCGACGCCTATAGCCCCACGTTTAAAATCATCGTAGTCTTTCTCATGGCAGTTGGTGTGATTTTAACGCCAATTTACTTATTATCAATGCTCCGCGAGATCTTCTACGGACCAGAAAATAAGGAATTGGTTTCTCATGAAGCCTTGATTGATGCAGAACCCCGCGAAGTGTTTATTATTGCTTGTTTGTTAGTACCAATCATTGGAATTGGTTTGTATCCTAAAATCCTGACTCAAGTCTATGACGCTACAACAATTCAGTTAACTGAAAGGTTGCGTGATTCTGTACCTACTCTTGTTTCTCAAGAATCCCCTACCTTGTCATTGCGCGCACCAGATCTTAGTCATAAGTAA
- a CDS encoding DUF1565 domain-containing protein: protein MNLTRPDTYPKPAPCSSVNILVLSIANIFHLSSTTITIGLASIALLAASDIGLSSELPLLHLASRPNQISPAKVLFVNPNIENTAQANGSDRAPFKTITQALKVAAPNSIIMLASGKYSAETGETFPLQLKSGVAIQGDPQTRGSNIIIQGGGVFLSPTFARQNVTILGADQAVLTGVTITNSNPRGYGLWIESSNPTIIDNTFTGSTHDGISVTGNSSPLIRNNYFHQNGANGITIYGVSRPEVRENIFEKTGFGINVSQKAAPLLVGNRITQNRAGVVVQAQAQPILRNNTIEGNIEDGVVAIASSQPDLGTAAQPGGNIFRQNGGYDINSKAARQTIPAFGNTLAANARTVGNLDLSGKVDLGAIPQTPPRVVQPNTTAKPTMAPVVTTTSTNSIVIPVPPANANNRANPPQLTPASGSDTAIAITVPPPTTSATILPPPVNPNVGTINVPVLQSAQITEADLLPVPNGNIPIGNPRNLPKITLPRTTPAPGTPPLPPTRESALGLRYRVIIEAENKSKQDLVRSLVPGAFRMFANGKVFMQVGAFGDRANADEVLQLLNSRGLKGTVEQL from the coding sequence GTGAATTTAACCCGCCCTGATACCTATCCCAAACCTGCTCCTTGTAGCAGTGTAAATATACTTGTATTGAGCATAGCTAATATTTTTCACCTAAGTTCCACTACAATTACGATTGGTCTAGCAAGTATCGCTTTACTTGCTGCCAGTGACATTGGTTTATCGTCAGAATTGCCACTGTTGCACTTGGCATCGCGCCCCAATCAGATATCGCCAGCTAAAGTGCTATTTGTCAACCCCAACATAGAAAACACTGCTCAAGCCAATGGTAGCGATCGCGCCCCATTTAAAACAATTACTCAAGCACTTAAGGTAGCTGCGCCAAATAGCATTATTATGCTAGCAAGCGGTAAATACAGCGCCGAAACTGGAGAGACTTTTCCACTCCAGCTCAAATCAGGTGTAGCGATTCAAGGCGATCCGCAAACTCGTGGTAGTAATATTATTATTCAAGGTGGCGGTGTTTTCCTCAGCCCTACTTTTGCGCGACAAAATGTGACGATTCTGGGAGCAGACCAAGCTGTGCTGACAGGTGTCACAATCACTAATTCCAATCCACGGGGTTATGGTTTGTGGATCGAGTCGAGTAATCCCACGATTATTGATAATACATTTACTGGTAGTACCCATGACGGCATTTCGGTAACGGGTAACAGTTCACCCCTGATTCGCAACAATTACTTTCATCAAAATGGGGCAAACGGTATTACCATCTATGGCGTCTCTCGACCGGAAGTCCGCGAGAATATCTTTGAAAAAACTGGATTTGGGATCAATGTTTCGCAGAAAGCCGCGCCATTATTAGTGGGTAATCGCATTACACAAAATCGTGCAGGAGTAGTAGTACAAGCTCAAGCTCAACCAATCCTCAGAAATAACACGATTGAGGGCAATATTGAAGATGGTGTGGTAGCGATCGCTTCTAGCCAACCTGATTTAGGCACTGCTGCGCAACCAGGAGGCAACATATTTCGCCAAAATGGAGGTTACGATATCAACAGCAAGGCGGCACGTCAGACAATTCCGGCATTCGGTAATACTTTAGCCGCTAACGCCCGTACAGTCGGGAATCTTGATTTATCAGGTAAAGTCGATTTAGGGGCAATACCTCAGACGCCGCCGCGAGTAGTACAACCGAACACAACTGCAAAACCAACGATGGCACCAGTTGTCACAACAACTTCCACAAATTCAATTGTGATTCCTGTACCACCAGCGAATGCAAACAATCGCGCCAATCCTCCACAGTTAACTCCAGCGTCAGGTTCTGATACTGCGATCGCCATTACTGTACCGCCACCGACAACTTCCGCAACTATCCTACCACCACCAGTAAATCCTAATGTTGGTACAATAAATGTCCCAGTATTGCAGTCTGCACAAATTACCGAAGCCGATTTACTTCCTGTTCCTAATGGCAATATCCCCATAGGAAACCCGCGTAACTTACCAAAAATAACACTACCAAGAACAACGCCTGCGCCTGGTACTCCACCTCTTCCGCCCACTCGCGAATCGGCTTTAGGGTTGCGTTATCGAGTCATTATAGAAGCTGAAAATAAAAGTAAGCAAGACTTAGTGCGATCGCTTGTTCCTGGAGCTTTTCGGATGTTTGCGAATGGTAAAGTCTTTATGCAGGTAGGAGCCTTCGGCGATCGCGCAAATGCTGATGAAGTTTTGCAGTTACTTAATAGTCGTGGTTTAAAAGGTACAGTAGAGCAACTTTAG